In the genome of Colletotrichum lupini chromosome 8, complete sequence, one region contains:
- a CDS encoding transferase codes for MSATTSAAQRCNIDATRRILPNSPSTGPAVSKLSILDSTVARFTPTAAIWLYDKPETSQLSRTEFFGNLSHSLSQTLNDYPHFAGQLQWATPEQVKDDAASRHLGRLVVAYGSTEDPGVELSIATHDSKLSDIVPSRAERATNLKEWNASNFQQSEFLPKTKIALMSLNAIDGLPAMAVQLTSFKCGGFGISAMVSHPLADAVCLMNFMYSWATRSRVLLGNVTAIDGLIISKPVFDPAQLDQAAGLTPGGLPDASIVAKARALPMHRFDWWAEDAPGYPPGVRPASLATMPPPDELRTTKLSPSTYPPWPTWDMSAPVEHVQIRFAAAELTRLKEAAQASLPDDLQSLRVSRLDAVLAHIWTLMNRARGHEGKPEQAYLNITLGLRNCVDPPLPDTFVGSPLLLGYVEKTANEASSIHLGPIAGAIRQMMSRFTPDAVAAYIHDAAHEVSPQRLWQGFLGTHHTLVTSWVRAKTYELDFLGTGELARYVQGVMPKIDGLVQIMDVAYTGDFDVSVCMQRSAMDRLLKDSSLRQYE; via the coding sequence ATGTCAGCAACCACAAGCGCTGCGCAACGTTGCAACATCGACGCAACTCGGAGAATATTACCCAACTCACCTTCCACCGGGCCCGCCGTCTCCAAACTCTCAATACTTGATTCAACAGTCGCCCGTTTCACGCCTACGGCTGCGATATGGCTTTACGACAAGCCAGAAACGTCACAGTTGTCACGCACTGAATTCTTTGGGAACCTCAGCCACTCACTCAGTCAAACACTAAACGATTATCCGCACTTTGCAGGGCAACTCCAATGGGCTACACCCGAGCAAGTCAAAGACGACGCAGCGTCGCGACACCTTGGCCGGCTAGTAGTTGCGTATGGCTCGACCGAAGATCCCGGGGTTGAGTTATCCATCGCCACTCATGACTCAAAGCTCAGCGATATAGTCCCTAGCCGGGCTGAGAGGGCGACGAATTTGAAAGAGTGGAACGCCTCAAACTTCCAGCAAAGCGAGTTCTTGCCAAAAACCAAGATTGCGCTCATGTCTTTGAATGCTATCGACGGGCTGCCTGCTATGGCCGTTCAGCTGACGTCGTTCAAGTGTGGAGGCTTTGGGATCAGCGCAATGGTCTCGCATCCTCTCGCAGATGCTGTATGCTTGATGAACTTCATGTACTCTTGGGCAACAAGGTCGAGGGTTCTACTGGGCAACGTTACTGCAATCGATGGTCTGATCATATCCAAACCTGTCTTTGATCCAGCACAGCTTGACCAAGCTGCAGGGCTCACACCCGGAGGTCTCCCGGACGCATCAATAGTTGCAAAGGCTCGAGCATTGCCGATGCATCGGTTTGACTGGTGGGCAGAAGATGCACCAGGATATCCTCCAGGTGTCAGACCAGCTTCACTAGCCACCATGCCACCACCGGACGAATTAAGAACAACCAAACTCAGTCCGTCAACATATCCTCCGTGGCCGACTTGGGACATGAGTGCGCCAGTTGAGCATGTTCAAATACGTTTCGCGGCAGCCGAGTTGACCCGGCTGAAGGAAGCTGCGCAAGCAAGCCTGCCGGACGACCTGCAATCACTCCGAGTCTCCCGGCTCGATGCAGTTCTGGCCCATATCTGGACTTTGATGAACCGTGCGCGCGGCCATGAAGGAAAACCTGAACAAGCATATCTGAACATCACCTTGGGTCTTCGAAATTGCGTCGATCCACCCTTACCAGACACTTTTGTTGGATCTCCTCTCCTTCTAGGGTATGTTGAGAAAACCGCCAACGAAGCGAGCTCAATCCATCTTGGGCCTATCGCCGGCGCTATCAGGCAGATGATGTCTCGCTTCACGCCAGATGCGGTTGCAGCTTACATCCATGACGCCGCACACGAGGTCAGCCCTCAGCGGTTATGGCAAGGCTTCTTGGGAACTCATCACACCCTCGTGACGTCGTGGGTGAGAGCCAAAACCTACGAGCTTGACTTCCTGGGCACGGGGGAGTTAGCTCGGTATGTCCAGGGCGTCATGCCAAAGATTGATGGCTTGGTTCAGATCATGGATGTTGCCTACACTGGTGACTTTGATGTGAGTGTATGTATGCAGCGAAGTGCCATGGACCGGCTGTTGAAGGACAGTTCGCTGCGTCAATACGAGTAG